In Ailuropoda melanoleuca isolate Jingjing chromosome 4, ASM200744v2, whole genome shotgun sequence, the following proteins share a genomic window:
- the NBEAL2 gene encoding neurobeachin-like protein 2 isoform X5, translating into MAASERLYELWLLYYAQKDLGYLQQWLKAFVGAFEKSISLSSLEPRRPEEAGAEVPLLPRAALHVLAEQLDAGDLEQASLLLKLFIILCRNLENVEAGWGQVLAPRVLALLTQLTAELKGAPASQEGRGLLLENVALHALLLCEGLFDPYQTWRRQHSGEVISSKEKSKYKFPPAALPSEFSAFFRESLQGADGLPPRLLLRLVHLFGAVLAGGKENGEMAVSAGSVQGLLGVVRGWDHGPAQDPRLVPLALEALVGAVHVLHASRTPPRGPELRTLLEGYFRVLNADWPAGPSPGPEEALVTLRVSMLDAIPRMLACEDRPVLQATFLSNNCFEHLTRLIQNSKLYLQARAPPEGDSDLATRLLTEPDVQKVLDQDTDAVAVHVVRVLTCIMSGSPSAKEVFKERIGYPHLLEVLQSHGPPTHRLLQELLNMAVEGDHSGCPPPPIVNEQPVLLLMQWLPALPTAELRLFLAQCLWWLCDSCPASRGTCVQAGLVGHLLETLSAGVALGTHCQEQLWALLQALGRVSLRPLELRCLLRPPPALDSGPGATEAGKARHAGAIIRALSGMARRQGPARALHYFDLTPSMAGIMVPPVQRWPGPGFTFHAWLCLHPVAAPPAPAPSRPLQRKQLYSFFTSSGSGFEAFFTAAGTLVVAVCTRKEYLTMSLPEVSFADSAWHCVAVVHVPGRRPFGQNLVHVYKDGQLVKTAPLRCPSLSEPFSSCCIGSAGHRTTTTTTGLPTPPVPAALAPTHPSLSRSQSVPATAGLGWGAGLVAPLQEGSISSTLAGTQDTRWGSPTSLEGELGAVAIFHEALSSAALRSLFILGPKEMAPFKPEGELHELSAKLLLHYSPQACRNNICLDLSPGHGLDGRLTGHRVETWDVKDVVTCVGGMAALLPLLERVASQPQEAEAGPAETHDLVGPELTSGHNTQGLLLPLGKSSEVRMERNAVAAFLLMLRNFLQGHAGNQESLVQCQGPAIIGALLRKVPSWAMDMNVLMSAQLLMEQVAAEGSGPLLYLLYQHVLFTFHLWSPSDFAVRLGHIQYMSSIVREHRQKLRKKYGVQFILDALRSHYSPLREHPLAADDVRTVQTSLFGLVREFLVRSSATEDMQVVLSFLAAAADDGQVVGGLDLLLALLQGSPAQESLAVFLVEQGNLEVLLALLVRPRSLPLVSDRVCKILRKLQQNERLPERSRQRLRLREYSLQGLVACLPEGAASPQLCQGLYKLFLGTDCLNLSDLLAVVQLSLQADLSVRLDICRQLFHLIYGQPDIVRLLARQAGWQDVLTRLYVLEATTASSPPPFSPEPPTSPEPTLCQPPTESPETSDVFLPSETPSPDPDAFYHALSPFCTPFDLGLERASVGSCNTAAGGGGGGSSGTLTPASQPGTPSPLEGPRPFPVAHGRHSSSLSNVLEDGSLPEPAISGDDTSNTSNPQQTSEEELCNVLTNVLFSVTWRGVEGSDEAAWRERSQVFSVLTQLGASATLVRPPDCIKRSLLEMMLESALTDIKEAPVGVLASLTQQALWLLRLLQDFLCAEGHGNQELWSEKLFEGVCSLLDRLGAWPHLANGTADLREMAQIGLRLVLGYILLEDPQLHAQAYVKLHSLLQTAVPMRREEACYVLSKLEAALARALNTSPSKTTTEDREPPSAAAAATERCSWLVPLVRTLLDRAYGPLGLQWGLPSLPPTNGSPTFFEDFQDFCATPEWRHFIDKQVQPTMSQFEMDTYAKSHDLMSGFWNACYDTLMSSGQRRQRERAQSRRAFQDLVLEPVQRRVRLEGLRYAAALKQQAAQHSTALLHWEALWRQLSSPCGAWALRDPPVPHWKLSSAETYSRMRLKLVPNHHFNPHLEASALRDNLGEAPLTPTEEASLPLAVTKEAKVSTLPEELQEDQLGEDELAALEKAMQAVELDEQHEKLVLSAECQLVTVVAVIPGLLEITTQHVYFYDGSAERVETEEGIGHDFRRPLAQLREVHLRRFNLRRSALELFFIDQANYFLNFPCKVGGTAASSPCQAPRPQPCPIPPHTQVRNQAYSLLLRLRPPSQGYLSSRSPQEMLRASGLTQKWVQREISNFEYLMQLNTIAGRTYNDLSQYPVFPWVLQDYVSPTLDLSNPAVFRDLSKPIGVVNPKHAQLVREKYESFEDPAGTIDKFHYGTHYSNAPGVMHYLIRVEPFTSLHIQLQSGRFDCADRQFHSVAAAWQARLESPADVKELIPEFFYFPDFLENQNGFDLGCLQMTNEKVGDVVLPPWASSPEDFIQQHRQALESEYVSAHLHEWIDLIFGYKQRGPAAEKALNVFYYCTYEGAVDLDHVVDERERKALEGIISNFGQTPCQLLKEPHPARLSAEEAAQRLARLDTNSPSIFQHLDQLKAFFAEVISDDVPLVLALVPHRQSHSFTIQGSSDLLVTVSASGLLGIHNWLPYDRNINNYFSFSKDATIGNPKMQRLLSGPWVPDCGVSGQALAVAPDGKLLFSGGHWDGSLRVTALPRGKLLKQLNRHLDVVTCLALDTCGIYLISGSRDTTCMVWRLLQEGGLSVGLASKPVQVLYGHEAAVSCVAISTELDMAVSGSEDGTVIIHTVRRGQFVAALRPPGATLPGPVSHLELGSEGQIVVQSSARERVGAQVTYSLHLYSVNGKLRASLPLVEQPTALAVTEDFVLLGTAQCALHILHLNKLLPAAPPLPMKVPIRSVAVTKERSHVLVGLEDGKLIVVGAGQPSEVRSSQFARKLWRSSRRISQVSSGETEYNPGEAR; encoded by the exons AAGGACCTGGGCTACCTGCAGCAGTGGCTGAAGGCCTTTGTGGGTGCCTTCGAGAAAAGcatctccctgtcttctctggagCCACGCAG GCCGGAGGAGGCAGGCGCCGAGGTGCCGCTGCTGCCACGGGCCGCGCTGCATGTCCTGGCCGAGCAGCTGGACGCGGGGGACCTGGAGCAGGCCTCGCTGCTGCTCAAGCTCTTCATCATTCTCTGCAG GAACCTGGAGAACGTAGAGGCAGGCTGGGGCCAGGTGCTGGCGCCCCGGGTGCTGGCCTTGCTGACCCAGTTGACAGCAGAG CTGAAAGGAGCCCCAGCGTCACAGGAGGGCCGTGGGCTGCTGCTGGAGAACGTGGCCCTGCACGCCCTGCTCCTCTGCGAGGGCCTCTTTGACCCCTACCAGACCTGGCGGCGCCAGCACAGTGG ggAAGTCATCAGTTCCAAGGAGAAGAGCAAATACAAGTTCCCTCCGGCTGCTTTGCCCAGTGAATTCAGCGCCTTCTTCCGAG AGAGCCTGCAGGGTGCAGATGGCCTACCTCCCAGGCTGCTGTTACGTCTGGTCCACCTCTTCGGTGCTGTCCTTGCAGGAGGGAAG GAGAACGGGGAGATGGCTGTGAGTGCTGGCTCTGTGCAGGGCCTGTTGGGTGTGGTACGGGGCTGGGACCACGGGCCGGCCCAGGACCCCCGCCTAGTGCCCCTGGCGCTGGAGGCGCTCGTGGGGGCCGTACATGTCCTGCATGCCAGCCGCACACCCCCTCGGGGGCCAGAGCTCCGCACCCTGCTTGAGGGCTACTTCCGCGTCCTTAACGCCGACTGGCCGGCGGGCCCGAGCCCCGGCCCTGAAGAGGCCCTTGTCACCCTGCGGGTCAGCATGCTCG ACGCCATCCCCAGGATGCTGGCGTGTGAGGACCGGCCGGTGCTGCAGGCCACCTTCCTCAGCAACAACTGCTTTGAACACCTCACTCGCCTCATCCAGAACAGCAAG ctGTACCTGCAGGCCCGGGCGCCCCCTGAGGGGGACAGTGACCTGGCTACCCGGTTACTGACCGAGCCCGATGTCCAGAAG GTACTGGACCAGGACACAGATGCCGTCGCAGTGCATGTGGTCCGAGTGCTGACCTGCATCATGAGTGGCTCCCCTTCAGCCAAG GAGGTGTTCAAGGAGCGCATCGGCTACCCTCACCTGCTCGAGGTTCTGCAGAGCCACGGTCCCCCCACCCACCGGCTGCTGCAAGAGCTACTCAACATG GCTGTGGAGGGGGACCACAGTGGATGCCCGCCACCCCCGATCGTCAACGAGCAGCCCGTGCTGCTGCTGATGCAGTGGCTGCCGGCACTGCCCACAGCAGAGCTGCGGCTCTTCCTCGCGCAGTGCCTCTGGTGGCTCTGTGACAGCTGCCCGGCCAGCCGGGGCACGTGCGTGCAGGCGGGCCTGGTGGGCCACCTGCTGGAGACGCTCAGTGCGGGGGTAGCCTTGGGGACCCACTGCCAGGAGCAGCTGTGGGCGCTGCTGCAAGCCTTGGGCCGAGTGTCTCTGAGACCCTTGGAGCTGCGCTGCCTGCTGCGCCCCCCACCAGCGCTGGACTCGGGGCCCGGCGCAACGGAGGCCGGGAAGGCCAGGCATGCCGGTGCTATCATCCGTGCGTTGTCAGGCATGGCCCGGCGCCAGGGCCCTGCACGAGCCCTACACTACTTTGACCTGACGCCCAGCATGGCGGGGATTATGGTACCCCCCGTGCAGCGCTGGCCAGGACCCGGCTTCACCTTCCACGCCTGGCTCTGTCTGCACCCCGTGGCTGcgccacctgccccagccccctcccggCCACTCCAGCGAAAGCAGCTGTACAG CTTCTTCACCAGCAGTGGCTCAGGGTTCGAGGCCTTCTTCACGGCAGCTGGGACGCTGGTGGTGGCCGTGTGCACCCGGAAGGAGTACTTGACCATGAGCTTGCCTGAAGTGTCCTTTGCCGACTCTGCCTGG CACTGCGTGGCCGTTGTCCATGTGCCCGGGCGCCGGCCCTTCGGCCAAAACCTGGTCCATGTCTACAAAGACGGCCAGCTGGTCAAGACAGCACCCCTTCGCTGCCCCTCCCTCAGTGAG CCTTTCTCCTCCTGCTGTATCGGCTCTGCTGGGCACCGCACAACGACCACCACCACGGGGCTGCCTACGCCACCAGTCCCTGCTGCCCTGGCTCCCACTCACCCCTCCCTTTCCCGCTCCCAGTCGGTCCCCGCCACCGCAGGGCTTGGCTGGGGGGCCGGGCTGGTGGCCCCCCTGCAGGAGGGCAGCATCAGCTCCACCCTTGCAGGCACACAGGACACCCGGTGGGGCAGCCCCACGTCCCTGGAGGGTGAGCTGGGGGCCGTGGCCATCTTCCATGAAGCCTTGTCCTCGGCGGCCCTGCGGTCCCTGTTCATCTTGG ggccCAAGGAGATGGCACCCTTCAAGCCCGAGGGTGAGCTGCACGAGCTTAGCGCCAAGTTGCTCCTCCATTACTCACCTCAG gcctgtAGGAACAACATCTGCCTGGACCTGTCCCCCGGCCATGGGCTGGATGGCCGCCTGACGGGCCACAGGGTGGAGACGTGGGACGTGAAG GATGTGGTGACTTGTGTGGGAGGCATGGctgccctgctgcccctgctggAGCGAGTGGCCTCACAGCCCCAAGAGGCCGAGGCAGGTCCTGCTGAGACACATGACCTCGTGGGGCCTGAGCTGACCTCTGGCCACAATActcagggcctgcttctcccactgggCAAGTCCTCAG AGGTGCGCATGGAGAGGAACGCCGTGGCTGCCTTCCTGTTGATGCTGCGGAACTTCCTGCAGGGCCATGCGGGGAACCAGGAGAGCCTGGTGCAGTGCCAGGGGCCGGCCATCATCGGGGCCCTCCTGCGAAAG GTTCCCAGCTGGGCCATGGACATGAACGTGCTCATGTCCGCCCAGCTGCTGATGGAGCAGGTGGCCGCAGAGGGCAGCGGGCCCCTCCTGTACCTGCTTTACCAGCATGTGCTCTTCACCTTCCACCTCTGGAGCCCCAGTGACTTTGCCGTGCGCCTTG GCCACATCCAGTACATGTCTAGCATAGTCCGGGAGCACAGACAGAAGCTGCGGAAGAAGTACGGGGTTCAGTTCATCCTGGATGCGCTGCGCTCCCATTACAG CCCACTGCGGGAGCACCCCCTAGCGGCCGACGACGTGCGCACAGTGCAGACTTCACTCTTTGGCCTGGTGCGGGAGTTCCTGGTTCGGAGCTCGGCCACCGAGGACATGCAGGTGGTGCTTAGCTTTCTGGCCGCTGCAGCTGATGATGGGCAG GTGGTGGGTGGTCTGGACCTGCTGCTGGCGCTGCTGCAAGGCTCACCGGCACAGGAGAGTCTGGCTGTCTTCCTGGTGGAGCAGGGAAACCTTGAGGTGCTGCTGGCTCTGCTGGTGCGGCCGAGGTCACTGCCCCTGGTGTCCGACCGAGTCTGCAAG ATCCTGCGCAAACTGCAGCAGAATGAGCGCTTACCTGAGCGGAGCCGCCAGCGGCTCCGGCTGCGAGAATACAGTCTCCAGGGGCTCGTCGCCTGCCTGCCAGAGGGGGCTGCTtccccccagctctgccagggcCTCTACAAGCTATTCCTGGGGACAG ATTGCCTGAATCTCTCTGATCTGTTGGCCGTGGTGCAGCTGTCCCTCCAGGCTGACCTCAGCGTCCGCTTGGACATTTGTCGCCAG CTCTTCCACCTCATCTACGGACAGCCAGACATAGTGCGGCTGCTGGCCCGACAGGCTGGCTGGCAGGACGTGCTGACCCGGCTCTATGTCCTGGAGGCGACCACAGCCAGCAGTCCCCCGCCCTTCTCCCCGGagccacccacctccccagagCCCACCTTATGCCAGCCACCCACTGAGTCACCTGAGACGTCGGACGTCTTCCTGCCCTCGGAGACCCCCAGCCCGGACCCTGATGCCTTTTACCACGCTCTCTCTCCGTTCTGTACACCTTTTGACCTGGGCCTGGAACGGGCCAGCGTGGGTTCGTGCAACACTGCTGCTGGCGGCGGTGGCGGTGGTAGCAGTGGGACTCTtactccagccagccagcccggCACACCTTCCCCACTGGAGGGGCCCCGGCCCTTCCCTGTGGCCCACGGCCGCCATAGCTCCAGTCTCTCCAATGTGCTGGAGGACGGCAGCCTCCCGGAGCCCGCCATCAGTGGGGACGATACCTCAAATACCAGCAACCCTCAG CAAACCTCTGAGGAGGAATTGTGCAACGTCCTCACCAACGTGCTGTTCTCGGTGACGTGGCGCGGTGTGGAAGGCAGCGATGAGGCCGCCTGGCGGGAGCGCAGCCAGGTCTTCTCGGTGCTCACCCAGCTGGGGGCCTCAGCCACACTTGTGCGCCCACCGGACTGCATCAAGCGCAG cctcctggagATGATGCTGGAGTCAGCCCTGACCGACATCAAAGAGGCCCCCGTTGGGGTCCTGGCCAGCCTCACCCAGCAGGCGCTCTGGCTGCTGCGCCTGCTGCAGGACTTCCTGTGCGCGGAGGGCCACGGGAACCAGGAGCTGTGGAGTGAGAAG CTCTTTGAGGgagtgtgcagtctgcttgacCGCCTGGGAGCCTGGCCACACCTGGCCAATGGCACAGCGGATCTCCGAGAGATGGCCCAGATCGGCCTGCGCCTAGTGCTTGGCTACATCCTGCTGGAGGACCCACAG CTGCATGCCCAGGCCTATGTGAAACTGCACTCGCTGCTGCAGACCGCAGTGCCCATGCGGCGGGAGGAGGCCTGCTATGTGCTCTCCAAGCTGGAGGCGGCACTGGCGCGGGCGCTGAACACCTCCCCATCAAAAACGACCACTGAGGACAGGGAGCCCCCAAGTGCAGCTGCTGCAGCCACAGAGCGCTGCTCGTGGCTGGTACCCCTGGTGCGCACCCTGCTCGACCGTGCCTATGGGCCGCTGGGGCTCCAGTGGGGACTGCCTTCCCTGCCGCCCACCAACGGCAGCCCCACCTTCTTCGAGGACTTCCAGGACTTTTGTGCCACACCTGAATGGCGCCACTTCATCGACAAGCAG GTGCAGCCCACCATGTCGCAGTTCGAAATGGACACTTACGCGAAGAGCCACGACCTCATGTCGGGCTTCTGGAATGCCTGCTATGACACGCTCATGAGTAGTGGACAGCGGCGCCAGCGGGAGCGGGCACAGAGCCGTCGGGCCTTCCAG GACCTGGTGCTGGAACCTGTGCAAAGGCGCGTGCGCCTGGAGGGGCTGCGCTACGCGGCGGCACTGAAGCAGCAGGCGGCGCAGCACTCCACTGCCCTGCTGCACTGGGAGGCGCTGTGGCGTCAGCTCTCCAGCCCCTGTGGGGCCTGGGCCCTGAG GGACCCCCCTGTTCCACATTGGAAGCTGTCCAGTGCTGAGACATACTCGCGGATGCGTCTGAAGCTAGTGCCCAACCATCACTTCAACCCTCACTTGGAAGCGAGCGCCCTACGCGACAACCTGG GTGAGGCCCCCCTGACCCCTACGGAGGAGGCCTCGCTGCCTCTAGCAGTGACCAAGGAGGCCAAAGTCAGTACCCTCCCAGAGGAGCTGCAGGAAGACCAGCTGGGCGAAGATGAGCTGGCTGCGCTGGAGAAAGC GATGCAGGCGGTGGAACTGGACGAGCAGCATGAGAAGCTGGTGCTTTCAGCGGAGTGCCAGCTGGTCACAGTGGTGGCTGTGATCCCAGGGCTGCTGGAGATCACCACGCAGCATGTGTACTTCTATGATGGCAGCGCCGAGCGTGTGGAAACGGAGGAGG GCATCGGCCACGACTTCCGGCGCCCACTCGCCCAGCTGCGTGAGGTCCACCTGCGGCGTTTCAACCTGCGCCGCTCAGCACTCGAGCTCTTCTTCATCGATCAGGCCAACTATTTCCTCAACTTCCCGTGCAAGGTGGGCGGGACCGCAGCCTCGTCTCCGtgccaggcccccaggccccagccctgccccatcccaccccacacccaggtACGGAACCAGGCTTACTCCTTGCTCCTGCGCCTCCGACCGCCGAGCCAAGGCTACCTAAGCAGCCGCTCCCCCCAGGAGATGCTGCGTGCCTCTGGCCTCACCCAG aaatGGGTCCAGCGTGAGATCTCCAACTTCGAGTACTTGATGCAACTCAACACCATTGCAGGGCGGACCTACAACGACCTGTCTCAGTACCCTGTG TTCCCCTGGGTCCTGCAGGACTACGTGTCCCCAACTTTGGACCTCAGCAACCCGGCCGTCTTCCGGGACCTGTCTAAGCCCATCGGTGTGGTGAACCCCAAGCATGCCCAGCTCGTGAGGGAGAA GTACGAGAGCTTCGAGGACCCAGCGGGCACCATTGACAAGTTCCACTATGGCACCCACTATTCCAACGCACCGGGCGTGATGCACTACCTCATCCGCGTGGAGCCCTTCACGTCCCTGCACATCCAGCTGCAGAGTGGCCG ctttgaCTGCGCGGACCGGCAGTTCCACTCAGTGGCAGCAGCCTGGCAGGCCCGCCTGGAGAGCCCTGCGGACGTGAAGGAGCTCATCCCGGAGTTCTTCTACTTCCCCGACTTCCTGGAGAACCAGAACG GCTTCGACCTGGGCTGCCTCCAGATGACCAACGAGAAGGTGGGCGACGTGGTGCTGCCGCCGTGGGCCAGCTCTCCCGAGGACTTCATCCAGCAGCACCGCCAGGCTCTG gagtcCGAGTATGTGTCTGCCCACCTGCATGAGTGGATCGACCTCATCTTTGGCTACAAGCAGCGGGGACCGGCCGCGGAGAAGGCCCTCAACGTCTTCTATTACTGCACCTATGAGG GGGCCGTGGACCTGGACCACGTGGTGGACGAGCGGGAACGGAAGGCTCTGGAGGGCATTATCAGTAATTTTGGGCAGACTCCCTGTCAGCTGCTCAAG GAGCCACATCCAGCTCGGCTCTCCGCCGAGGAAGCAGCCCAGCGCCTTGCACGTCTGGACACTAACTCACCTAGCATCTTCCAGCACCTGGACCAGCTCAAGGCCTTCTTCGCAGAG GTCATCAGTGATGACGTGCCCCTGGTACTGGCCCTGGTTCCCCACCGGCAGTCCCACTCCTTCACCATCCAGGGCTCCTCAGACCTGTTG GTGACCGTGAGTGCCAGTGGGCTGTTGGGCATCCACAACTGGTTGCCCTATGACCGGAACATAAACAACTATTTCAGCTTCAGCAAAGACGCCACCATAGGCAACCCCAA GATGCAACGACTGCTGAGCGGCCCGTGGGTGCCAGACTGTGGTGTGAGTGGGCAAGCCCTGGCCGTAGCCCCCGACGGAAAGCTGCTGTTCAGCGGTGGCCATTGGGATGGCAGCCTGCGAGTGACCGCACTGCCGCGGGGCAAGCTGCTGAAGCAACTCAACCGCCACCTTG ATGTCGTGACCTGCCTTGCACTGGACACCTGTGGCATCTACCTCATCTCGGGCTCCCGGGACACCACGTGCATGGTGTGGCGGCTCCTGCAGGAG GGTGGTCTCTCGGTGGGACTGGCATCAAAGCCCGTGCAGGTCCTGTACGGGCATGAGGCTGCGGTGAGCTGTGTGGCCATCAGCACTGAACTCGACATGGCTGTATCTGGATCTGAG GATGGAACTGTGATCATCCACACTGTACGCCGTGGCCAATTTGTGGCAGCACTACGCCCCCCAGGGGCCACGTTACCCGGACCTGTGTCCCATCTGGAGCTGGGGTCTGAGGGCCAGATTGTGGTACAGAGCTCAGCGAGGGAGCGTGTGGGGGCTCAG GTCACCTACTCCTTGCACCTGTACTCCGTGAATGGGAAGTTACGGGCTTCACTGCCCCTGGTGGAGCAGCCCACAGCCCTGGCCGTGACAGAGGACTTTGTTTTGCTGGGCACAGCCCAGTGTGCCCTGCACATCCTCCACCTGAACAA acTGCTCCCGGCTGCGCCTCCCCTACCCATGAAGGTGCCCATCCGCAGCGTGGCTGTGACCAAGGAGCGCAGCCACGTGCTCGTGGGCCTGGAGGACGGCAAGCTTATCGTGGTGGGCGCGGGGCAGCCCTCTGAG GTGCGCAGCAGCCAGTTCGCGCGGAAGCTGTGGCGGTCCTCCAGGCGCATCTCTCAGGTGTCCTCGGGGGAGACAGAGTACAACCCTGGAGAGGCGCGCTGA